One Manihot esculenta cultivar AM560-2 chromosome 18, M.esculenta_v8, whole genome shotgun sequence genomic window carries:
- the LOC110606750 gene encoding receptor homology region, transmembrane domain- and RING domain-containing protein 2 — MPSVGKSKMKRIVVVVVVIFFLSLSACCSMTSASVVLIGSNVTLSFDDVEANFAPAVKSSGECGALNLAEPLDACSDLRNKVEKASNVSSPYLLIIRGGCSFDDKVRRAQEAGFKAAIVYDNEDDGLLVSMAGNSAGIRIHAVFISKSSGETLKKYAGLSGVEIWLISSFENSAWSIMAISFISLLAMSAVLATCFFVRRHRIRRERPRSSQVREFHGMSRRMVKAMPSLIFTAVQEDNCTSRTCAICLEDYSVGEKLRILPCRHKFHAFCVDSWLTTWRTFCPVCKRDARTSNGELPASESTPLLSSSPASLASSSVLSSFRSTSSLAIQIAPTLSQSPSVSHIPSSRSPSVAHVPLSGTPYVQQSLRSYHQSPSLSVSRSSADLRHASSQRSIASHLISSHSLGYPSISPRTSRYMSPYIPSPSNASPCFLSSSSHQQRPLHCSESAASFSPFASAHSLPEC; from the exons ATGCCTTCTGTTGGGAAATCGAAAATGAAACggattgttgttgttgttgttgtgattTTCTTTTTGTCTTTATCTGCTTGTTGTTCGATGACCTCGGCTAGTGTGGTTTTGATTGGCAGCAACGTTACTTTGTCTTTCGATGATGTTGAAGCTAATTTCG CTCCAGCAGTTAAAAGCTCAGGTGAATGTGGGGCATTGAATTTGGCAGAGCCCCTTGATGCGTGTTCAGATTTGAGAAATAAAGTGGAAAAAGCTTCAAATGTTAGCTCCCCATATTTGTTAATTATAAGAGGTGGTTGCAGCTTTGATGATAAAGTTAGAAGAGCTCAAGAGGCTGGATTTAAAGCTGCAATTGTCTATGACAATGAAGATGACGGCCTCTTGGTTTCAA TGGCAGGGAATTCAGCTGGTATAAGAATACATGCTGTATTTATTTCTAAATCTTCTGGTGAAACACTCAAGAAGTATGCTGGGTTGAGTGGTGTGGAGATTTGGCTAATCTCTAGCTTTGAAAATTCAGCATGGTCTATTATGGCGATCTCTTTTATTTCCCTGCTGGCCATGTCTGCAGTGCTGGCTACTTGTTTCTTTGTACGCAGGCATCGTATAAGAAGAGAGCGGCCTCGTTCTTCTCAAGTCCGAGAGTTCCATGGGATGAGCAGACGCATGGTGAAAGCAATGCCAAGTTTAATATTTACAGCTGTTCAAGAAGATAATTGTACTTCAAGGACATGTGCCATATGCCTTGAGGATTACAGTGTAGGGGAAAAGCTCAGGATTCTGCCATGTCGACACA AATTCCATGCTTTTTGTGTCGACTCCTGGCTTACCACATGGAGAACTTTTTGCCCAGTGTGTAAGCGTGATGCAAGAACTAGCAATGGTGAGCTGCCAGCATCAGAATCCACACCATTACTTTCATCAAGCCCAGCATCTTTGGCGTCTTCTTCTGTGCTGTCATCCTTTAGATCTACATCATCATTGGCCATACAAATTGCCCCTACGTTATCACAGTCTCCATCAGTTTCTCATATTCCATCGTCGCGTTCACCTTCAGTTGCTCATGTTCCTCTTTCTGGCACTCCATATGTCCAGCAGTCTCTTAGGTCGTACCACCAATCACCTTCTCTAAGTGTAAGTCGCAGCTCAGCGGATCTAAGGCATGCATCATCACAAAGATCCATTGcttctcatttaatttcatctcACTCCTTGGGCTACCCATCAATATCACCTCGTACCTCAAGATACATGTCTCCATATATT